The Trueperaceae bacterium genome includes a window with the following:
- a CDS encoding ABC transporter ATP-binding protein: MIPATARRLLALLPPPQRRSAYWLLPAMILMAVMETVGVATVMPFLAVVANPTDAIGNRYLGAVYHALGFTGTTSFLLFLGAASLAVLVLSNGFAVFVTYLLNRFALRQNHLWQTRLMAAYLGRPYAAFLRADTAELGKNILVEVSEVVSKVLTPMLQLMARFAAAVSVIALLVVVDPVLALTVSAALGSAYALVFLVVRRTLQRLGAERLAVDAVRFRAISEAFGGVKDVKVAGRERTYVDRFRAASERFSALTVTQRVINVVPKYGLEVIAFGGIIMIVLQLLATNHSTATVLPLIGLYAFASYRLMPAVQQMFEAITQLRFSLPSLGVLERDLAVPAGTDLGRSEPTGLREAIELRDVWYAYPGSPPSLTGIDLTIPKNSSVAFVGTTGSGKTTLVDLILGLLTPSGGAVLVDGVPLDAANVRGWQASVGYVSQQAFLCNGTVAENIAFGVPGEEVDEAALRRAAAAAQLDRFVARLPDGYLTQVGERGLRLSGGQRQRLAIARALYHDPPVVVFDEATSALDNVTERAVLDALEAMAGRRTVLIVAHRLSTVRGCDLICLVEGGTIVARGAYDDLLATSPEFRALVQPPRAARRGPEGEPVGSA, translated from the coding sequence GTGATCCCCGCCACCGCCAGGCGCCTCCTCGCCCTGCTCCCGCCGCCGCAGCGGCGCAGCGCCTACTGGCTGCTGCCGGCGATGATCCTCATGGCCGTCATGGAGACCGTGGGGGTGGCGACCGTCATGCCGTTCCTGGCGGTGGTGGCCAACCCGACCGACGCCATCGGGAACCGCTACCTCGGCGCGGTCTACCACGCGCTCGGCTTCACCGGCACGACCAGCTTCCTCCTCTTCCTCGGGGCGGCGTCCCTCGCGGTGCTGGTCCTCAGCAACGGCTTCGCGGTGTTCGTGACCTACCTCCTCAACCGCTTCGCCCTGCGACAGAACCACCTGTGGCAGACACGGCTCATGGCCGCCTACCTCGGCAGGCCCTACGCCGCCTTCCTGAGGGCCGACACCGCCGAGCTCGGCAAGAACATCCTCGTCGAGGTCTCCGAGGTCGTGTCCAAGGTGCTGACGCCCATGCTGCAGCTGATGGCGCGCTTCGCGGCCGCCGTGTCCGTGATCGCGCTGCTGGTGGTGGTCGACCCGGTCCTGGCCCTCACGGTGAGCGCCGCCCTCGGTTCCGCCTACGCCCTGGTCTTCCTCGTCGTCAGACGCACGTTGCAGCGCCTCGGCGCCGAGCGACTGGCGGTCGACGCCGTGCGTTTCCGAGCCATATCGGAGGCGTTCGGCGGCGTCAAGGACGTCAAGGTCGCCGGTCGCGAGCGGACCTACGTCGACCGTTTCCGCGCCGCCTCCGAGCGCTTCTCCGCCCTCACGGTCACCCAAAGGGTCATCAACGTCGTCCCGAAGTACGGGCTGGAGGTCATCGCGTTCGGTGGCATCATCATGATCGTCCTGCAGCTCCTCGCCACCAACCACTCGACGGCCACGGTGCTGCCCCTCATCGGCCTGTACGCCTTCGCGAGCTACCGCCTCATGCCCGCCGTGCAACAGATGTTCGAGGCGATCACGCAGCTGCGCTTCTCCCTGCCGTCGCTCGGCGTGCTGGAGCGCGACCTGGCGGTTCCCGCCGGGACCGACCTCGGCAGGAGCGAGCCGACGGGGCTGAGGGAGGCGATAGAGCTGCGCGACGTCTGGTACGCCTACCCGGGGTCACCACCGAGCCTGACGGGCATCGACCTGACCATCCCCAAGAACTCGTCGGTCGCGTTCGTCGGGACGACCGGGTCCGGCAAGACGACCCTCGTCGACCTCATCCTGGGCCTGCTCACCCCCAGCGGCGGCGCGGTGCTCGTCGACGGCGTCCCTCTCGACGCCGCCAACGTGCGCGGGTGGCAGGCGAGCGTCGGCTACGTCTCGCAGCAGGCCTTCCTCTGCAACGGCACGGTGGCCGAGAACATCGCCTTCGGGGTGCCCGGCGAGGAGGTGGACGAGGCCGCGCTGCGGCGCGCCGCCGCGGCCGCCCAGCTCGACCGGTTCGTGGCGCGCCTGCCGGACGGCTACCTCACCCAGGTCGGCGAGCGGGGCCTGCGGCTCAGCGGCGGTCAACGGCAGCGGCTCGCCATCGCGCGCGCCCTCTACCACGACCCGCCCGTGGTCGTGTTCGACGAGGCCACCAGCGCGCTCGACAACGTCACCGAGCGCGCCGTGCTCGACGCCCTGGAAGCCATGGCCGGCCGGCGCACCGTGCTGATCGTGGCGCACCGGTTGTCGACCGTGCGCGGCTGCGACCTCATCTGCCTCGTGGAGGGCGGCACGATCGTGGCGCGAGGCGCCTACGACGACCTGCTGGCAACCTCGCCCGAGTTCAGGGCGCTCGTGCAGCCGCCGCGCGCTGCACGGCGCGGGCCGGAGGGCGAGCCGGTCGGGTCGGCATGA
- a CDS encoding MFS transporter, with translation MTPDLAPSAPGATQRRGLVMAFLMVTMSLAAIEGTIVATAMPSIVASVGGFEFYAWVFAAFLLAQATSTPLYGRLADMHGRKPVLLAGIVLFLIGSVLCGFATTMPMLVGFRLVQGFGAGAIYPVVSTLVGDLYAVADRGRAQGYLSSVWGVSAVLGPLLGGALVERAHWAYVFWFNVPFGLAALLGLGLFLHESIERSGQHLDLLSAVQMFAVIGAFILLVSEGPQLGWLAAAALGATTLGVGTLFVRRQLRSAAPLLGVDLWRDRMILVSDAATFAGGMLMIGLITYSPTYVQGVMGYSPTVAGLTLTTMSVGWTLASLVAGRLIVPFGPAATARVGGAVAALGGLLYLLVTAARGPWWVALASLAVGVGLGFIMTTMIVTIQSSVGWERRGSATAANMLMRLLGNSVGAAVLGAVLNLALAARAGDGGAAVLAQVQALLDPAGPSAATDVATLGLLAASLHVVYVGVFAIGVLVFVLTLVMPRGRRLA, from the coding sequence GTGACACCGGACCTCGCGCCGTCCGCGCCCGGCGCAACCCAGCGGCGTGGGTTGGTGATGGCCTTCCTGATGGTCACGATGTCGCTCGCCGCCATCGAGGGGACGATCGTCGCCACGGCCATGCCGAGCATCGTGGCCAGCGTCGGCGGGTTCGAGTTCTACGCCTGGGTGTTCGCCGCGTTCCTCCTCGCCCAGGCCACGTCCACGCCGCTGTACGGCCGGCTGGCCGACATGCACGGGCGCAAGCCCGTGCTCCTCGCCGGCATCGTGCTCTTCCTCATCGGCTCCGTCCTGTGCGGCTTCGCGACGACCATGCCCATGCTGGTGGGGTTCAGGCTCGTGCAGGGGTTCGGCGCCGGCGCCATCTACCCGGTGGTGTCGACGTTGGTGGGGGACCTGTACGCCGTCGCCGACCGCGGCCGCGCGCAGGGCTACCTGTCGAGCGTGTGGGGGGTGTCGGCAGTGCTCGGCCCCCTTCTTGGCGGCGCGCTGGTGGAGCGGGCGCACTGGGCGTACGTCTTCTGGTTCAACGTCCCGTTCGGCCTGGCCGCGCTCCTGGGCCTCGGCCTCTTCCTGCACGAGTCCATCGAGCGGAGCGGGCAGCACCTGGACCTGCTCAGCGCGGTGCAGATGTTCGCGGTCATCGGCGCCTTCATACTGCTCGTGTCGGAGGGGCCGCAGCTCGGTTGGTTGGCCGCCGCCGCCCTCGGCGCGACCACGCTGGGTGTCGGGACGCTGTTCGTGCGGCGGCAGCTGCGGAGCGCGGCGCCCCTCCTGGGCGTCGACCTGTGGCGCGACCGCATGATCCTCGTGTCGGACGCGGCCACCTTCGCGGGCGGCATGTTGATGATCGGCCTCATCACGTACTCGCCGACCTACGTGCAGGGCGTGATGGGCTACTCGCCGACCGTGGCCGGCCTCACCCTCACCACCATGTCCGTCGGTTGGACCCTCGCCTCGCTGGTGGCCGGTCGCCTGATCGTGCCGTTCGGGCCCGCCGCGACCGCGCGGGTCGGCGGGGCGGTGGCTGCCCTCGGCGGCCTCCTCTACCTGCTCGTCACGGCGGCGCGCGGGCCGTGGTGGGTGGCGCTCGCCTCCCTCGCCGTCGGCGTGGGGTTGGGGTTCATCATGACCACCATGATCGTCACGATCCAGTCGTCCGTCGGTTGGGAGCGGCGGGGCAGCGCGACCGCCGCCAACATGCTCATGCGCCTCCTCGGGAACTCGGTCGGCGCCGCCGTGCTGGGGGCGGTGTTGAACCTGGCGCTGGCGGCGCGGGCGGGCGACGGCGGCGCCGCGGTGCTGGCGCAGGTGCAGGCGCTGCTGGACCCGGCCGGCCCCTCGGCCGCGACCGACGTGGCCACCCTCGGGCTGCTGGCCGCCAGCCTCCACGTCGTCTACGTGGGGGTGTTCGCGATCGGGGTGCTGGTGTTCGTCCTCACGCTGGTCATGCCGCGTGGGAGGCGGTTGGCGTGA
- a CDS encoding FAD-binding oxidoreductase yields the protein MTGSAANAPLWESGGWRPYAPLRGAREADVCVVGLGGSGLSAVIELRALGRKVIAVDGGSVAGGAAGRNGGFMLAGTAAFYHDARASLGAERARRLYQLTRDGLAAEVAAAGPAARRVGSLRIAADDSELEDCEAQFAAMREDGLPVERYAGPEGRGLLFPEDAAFDPLARCRRLAQRAVAAGAELYEGSPALSVSGSRVVTPDGEVACGAVVVAVDGRLGALLPELRGEVRDVRLQMLGTAPTRELRLPRPVYRRYGFEYYQQDPAGRLALGGFRDLGGAAEWTADGTPTTPVQELLERFLRDELRVAAPITHRWAATVSYVAGVLPVARRLRGDVWVIGAYNGTGNVVGAVLGRAAARRAAGLGSEAWDAFGGR from the coding sequence GTGACCGGGTCGGCGGCCAACGCCCCGCTCTGGGAGTCGGGCGGGTGGCGCCCCTACGCGCCCCTGCGTGGCGCGCGCGAGGCGGACGTGTGCGTGGTCGGCCTCGGGGGCTCCGGCCTCAGCGCCGTGATCGAGCTCCGGGCGCTCGGCCGGAAGGTGATCGCCGTGGACGGAGGCAGCGTGGCGGGCGGGGCGGCGGGGCGCAACGGCGGCTTCATGCTGGCGGGCACCGCGGCCTTCTATCACGACGCCAGGGCGAGCCTCGGCGCGGAGCGGGCGCGGCGCCTCTACCAGCTGACCCGTGACGGTCTCGCGGCCGAGGTGGCGGCCGCCGGCCCTGCGGCGCGACGGGTTGGCTCTTTGCGGATCGCGGCGGACGACTCCGAGCTCGAGGACTGCGAGGCGCAGTTCGCTGCCATGCGCGAAGACGGCCTGCCCGTGGAGCGCTACGCGGGCCCGGAGGGTAGGGGGCTGCTCTTCCCCGAGGACGCCGCCTTCGACCCGCTCGCGCGCTGCCGGCGCCTGGCGCAGCGGGCGGTGGCAGCGGGGGCCGAGCTGTACGAGGGGAGCCCGGCGCTGAGCGTCAGCGGATCGCGGGTAGTGACGCCCGACGGCGAGGTCGCGTGCGGGGCCGTGGTGGTCGCGGTCGACGGGCGCCTGGGTGCGCTACTGCCGGAGCTGCGGGGGGAGGTCAGGGACGTGAGGTTGCAGATGCTCGGCACCGCCCCGACCCGCGAGCTGCGCCTGCCGCGCCCCGTGTACCGTCGCTACGGTTTCGAGTACTACCAGCAGGACCCGGCCGGGCGCCTGGCGCTGGGCGGTTTCAGGGACCTGGGTGGGGCCGCCGAGTGGACGGCCGATGGGACGCCCACGACGCCCGTGCAGGAGCTGCTCGAGCGGTTCCTGCGCGACGAGCTCCGCGTCGCGGCACCGATCACGCACCGCTGGGCGGCGACGGTGAGCTACGTGGCCGGCGTGCTGCCCGTGGCCCGGCGCCTGCGCGGCGACGTGTGGGTGATAGGGGCCTACAACGGGACCGGCAACGTCGTGGGCGCCGTCCTCGGGCGGGCCGCGGCGCGGCGGGCGGCGGGGCTCGGGTCGGAGGCGTGGGACGCCTTCGGGGGGCGGTGA
- a CDS encoding acylneuraminate cytidylyltransferase family protein has translation MTPAPRSAEAEEDAGPPSAALAVIPARGGSKRVPRKNVRRLGGKPLLAYTVTAALASGAFRRVVVSTDDAEVAAAATAAGAEVLARGADLADDHTPSSAVTLDALRALGGADRYPVVAQLLPNCPLRDAADVRASAAAFLASGAPFQVSVAPFGWQVAWWAVRLGEAGAIEPLFPEALAGRSQDLPSLYCPTGAIWWARSAALVSAGTFYGPGVRGEPLPWRHALDIDEPADLELAATLLEAGAAPSGATPPRHDPA, from the coding sequence GTGACGCCGGCCCCGCGCTCGGCCGAGGCGGAGGAGGACGCCGGACCGCCTTCGGCCGCCCTCGCCGTCATCCCGGCGCGAGGGGGCTCCAAGCGCGTGCCCCGCAAGAACGTGCGGCGCCTCGGGGGCAAGCCGCTGCTCGCCTACACGGTGACGGCCGCCCTCGCCAGCGGCGCCTTCCGGCGGGTGGTGGTCAGCACCGACGACGCGGAGGTCGCCGCGGCTGCCACCGCGGCCGGCGCCGAGGTGCTCGCGCGCGGCGCCGACCTCGCGGACGATCACACGCCGAGCTCGGCCGTGACGCTCGACGCGCTCAGGGCCCTGGGTGGCGCCGACCGTTACCCGGTCGTCGCGCAACTCCTCCCCAACTGCCCGCTGCGCGACGCCGCCGACGTGCGCGCCAGCGCGGCGGCGTTCCTGGCCTCCGGCGCCCCGTTCCAGGTCTCGGTGGCGCCGTTCGGGTGGCAGGTCGCGTGGTGGGCCGTGCGGCTGGGGGAGGCGGGCGCCATCGAGCCGCTCTTCCCCGAAGCCCTGGCGGGGCGCAGCCAGGACCTCCCGAGCCTGTACTGCCCCACCGGGGCGATCTGGTGGGCCAGGTCCGCCGCGCTGGTGAGTGCCGGCACCTTCTACGGTCCCGGGGTGCGCGGCGAGCCCCTCCCGTGGCGCCACGCCCTAGACATCGACGAGCCCGCCGACCTCGAGCTGGCCGCCACCCTGCTCGAGGCGGGCGCCGCCCCGTCGGGCGCCACCCCACCCCGCCACGACCCCGCGTGA
- a CDS encoding NTP transferase domain-containing protein, whose product MFITDTKRLQVAPTDEIRTAILAIDVNELQTALVVDAAGRLLGIVTDGDVRRGLLRGAQLSDSVATIQNEAPLTAPAGASPQYVDALMQRSSLFRIPLVDEAGRVVALAVALPRPAALHDNLVVLMAGGLGTRLGELTRDTPKPLLNVGPHPILETIVEGFCRQGFRRFAISVNYRAEMIERYFGDGSRWGAHITYLREDRRLGTAGALGLLPALPQETLLVMNADVLTRVDYRRMLDFHAATGAAATMAVRDYSQEVPFGVVELSEEHVTQLVEKPVTHYFINAGIYALEPECLELVPAGEYYDMTSLLVELLHNTRKVSSFPVHEYWQDVGRPADLSQAREVYSQVFHDREGPA is encoded by the coding sequence ATGTTCATCACCGACACCAAGCGACTTCAGGTCGCCCCAACCGACGAGATCCGCACAGCCATCCTTGCCATCGACGTCAACGAGCTGCAGACGGCCCTGGTCGTCGACGCGGCCGGTCGCCTCCTCGGCATCGTCACCGACGGCGACGTCAGGCGCGGCCTCCTCAGGGGCGCGCAGCTGTCGGACAGCGTGGCGACCATCCAGAACGAGGCGCCGCTCACGGCGCCCGCCGGGGCGTCCCCGCAGTACGTCGACGCCCTCATGCAGCGCAGCTCCCTGTTCCGCATCCCGCTCGTGGACGAGGCCGGCAGGGTCGTGGCGCTGGCCGTGGCGCTCCCGCGCCCCGCCGCGCTCCACGACAACCTCGTGGTGTTGATGGCGGGCGGCCTCGGCACGCGCCTCGGCGAGTTGACGCGCGACACGCCGAAACCGCTCCTGAACGTGGGGCCACACCCCATCCTCGAGACCATCGTCGAGGGGTTCTGCCGGCAGGGCTTCCGCCGCTTCGCCATCTCCGTCAACTACCGCGCCGAGATGATCGAGCGGTACTTCGGTGACGGCTCGCGCTGGGGCGCGCACATCACCTACCTACGCGAGGACCGGCGCCTGGGCACCGCGGGCGCGCTCGGGCTCCTGCCCGCCCTCCCGCAGGAGACGCTCCTCGTCATGAACGCCGACGTGCTGACGCGCGTCGACTACCGGCGCATGCTCGACTTCCACGCCGCCACCGGCGCGGCCGCCACCATGGCGGTGCGCGATTACAGCCAAGAGGTCCCGTTCGGCGTGGTCGAGCTCAGCGAGGAGCACGTCACCCAACTCGTCGAGAAGCCCGTGACGCACTACTTCATCAACGCCGGCATCTACGCCCTCGAGCCCGAGTGCCTCGAGCTGGTGCCGGCCGGAGAGTACTACGACATGACGAGCCTACTCGTGGAGCTCCTGCACAACACCCGCAAGGTGTCGAGCTTCCCCGTCCACGAGTACTGGCAGGACGTGGGGCGGCCCGCGGACCTCTCCCAGGCCCGCGAGGTCTACTCGCAGGTCTTCCACGACAGGGAGGGCCCGGCATGA
- a CDS encoding NAD-dependent epimerase/dehydratase family protein, with amino-acid sequence MRAPRAAEGLELVRDIVVVTGGAGYIGSVLVRQLLRAGHAVRVLDAMRVGGEALLPLADDEALTIQRGDVRHEGAVRRVLEGADAVVHLAAIVGDPACKREPELAREVNLLASQRLFDLAEAAGVKRFVFASTCSNYGKMADPDAVMDETSELRPVSLYAETKVAVEAYLAERGRTSTCAPTSLRFATVHGVSPRMRFDLTVNEFTRDLVTGHELVVFGERFWRPYCHVADLARAAALVLAAPREAVACEVFNVGDDAENFRKQDVVDAILRQVPGGVVRYVERQEDPRDYRVSFRKIRERLGFAVTKRLPDGIAEVKRAIELGLVPDPYAQRYANVPVTPPAPALRAAP; translated from the coding sequence ATGAGAGCGCCGCGCGCGGCGGAAGGGCTGGAACTCGTGAGAGACATCGTGGTGGTGACGGGAGGAGCGGGCTACATCGGCTCGGTCCTGGTGCGGCAGTTGTTACGCGCGGGGCACGCCGTGCGGGTGCTCGACGCCATGCGGGTCGGCGGCGAGGCGCTGCTGCCGCTGGCGGACGACGAGGCCCTCACGATCCAGCGTGGCGACGTCAGGCACGAGGGCGCGGTCAGGCGGGTGCTCGAGGGGGCCGACGCCGTCGTCCACCTCGCCGCCATCGTGGGCGACCCCGCCTGCAAGCGCGAGCCGGAACTCGCGCGCGAGGTGAACCTGCTGGCCTCGCAGCGCCTCTTCGACCTGGCGGAGGCGGCGGGGGTGAAGCGCTTCGTGTTCGCCTCCACCTGCTCCAACTACGGCAAGATGGCGGACCCCGACGCGGTGATGGACGAGACCTCGGAGCTGCGCCCCGTGTCGCTCTACGCCGAGACGAAGGTCGCGGTGGAGGCGTACCTGGCCGAGCGGGGCAGGACGTCGACGTGCGCGCCCACCTCGTTGCGCTTCGCGACCGTGCACGGCGTCTCGCCGCGCATGCGCTTCGACCTGACGGTGAACGAGTTCACCCGCGACCTGGTGACCGGCCACGAGCTGGTCGTGTTCGGCGAGCGGTTCTGGCGCCCGTACTGTCACGTCGCCGACCTGGCGCGCGCCGCGGCGCTCGTCCTCGCCGCGCCCCGCGAGGCGGTGGCGTGCGAGGTGTTCAACGTGGGCGACGACGCCGAGAACTTCCGCAAGCAGGACGTCGTCGACGCCATCTTGCGGCAGGTGCCGGGCGGCGTCGTCCGCTACGTCGAGAGACAGGAGGACCCGCGCGACTACCGGGTCTCCTTCCGCAAGATCCGCGAGCGCCTGGGGTTCGCGGTCACGAAGCGGCTCCCGGACGGGATCGCCGAGGTCAAGCGGGCCATCGAGCTCGGCCTCGTGCCCGACCCGTACGCCCAGCGTTACGCCAACGTCCCCGTCACGCCACCCGCTCCCGCGTTGCGGGCGGCACCGTGA
- a CDS encoding N-acetylneuraminate synthase family protein, producing the protein MRIGGVPVGPGRKPYLIAEVGSNHNGDLALCHRLVEAAHAAGADAVKFQSWSASSLVGRAEYERNTSYADKKKHFGSLREMVEAYQLTPAMHAEVARHCAELGIAFLSTPFAPEEVAMLAELDVPAYKIASMDVNHPVLLRSVAATRKPVLLSTGMATLGEVGRAVDTLAEAGSGPVVLLHCVSIYPPDPDDVNLRNIPMLESAFGTPVGFSDHTLGTAAAFAAVALGACLVEKHFTLDKELPGWDHAISADPGELAELARDLGFVQRALGGSARRVSEAELAKRRKFRRRVVLRRAVSAGTVLALEDLDFKRPGTGIDPDQYPAVVGRAVARDLPADHELEWDDLA; encoded by the coding sequence GTGAGGATCGGCGGCGTCCCCGTCGGACCCGGACGCAAGCCCTACCTGATCGCCGAGGTAGGTTCCAACCACAACGGCGACCTCGCGCTCTGCCACCGCCTGGTCGAGGCCGCCCACGCGGCGGGGGCAGACGCGGTCAAGTTCCAGTCGTGGAGCGCCTCCAGCCTGGTCGGCCGGGCCGAGTACGAGCGCAACACGAGCTACGCCGACAAGAAGAAGCACTTCGGCAGCCTGCGCGAGATGGTGGAGGCGTACCAGTTGACGCCCGCCATGCACGCAGAGGTGGCGCGGCACTGCGCCGAGCTCGGCATCGCCTTCCTCTCCACCCCGTTCGCGCCCGAGGAGGTCGCCATGCTCGCCGAGCTCGACGTGCCGGCCTACAAGATCGCCTCCATGGACGTCAACCACCCCGTGCTGCTACGCAGCGTCGCGGCCACCCGCAAGCCGGTGCTGCTCTCGACGGGCATGGCCACCCTCGGCGAGGTCGGCAGGGCCGTCGACACGCTCGCGGAGGCCGGGTCGGGTCCGGTCGTCCTGCTCCACTGCGTGTCGATCTACCCCCCCGACCCGGACGACGTCAACCTCCGTAACATCCCCATGCTCGAGAGCGCCTTCGGCACCCCGGTGGGCTTCAGCGACCACACGTTGGGCACCGCCGCGGCGTTCGCCGCGGTCGCCCTCGGCGCCTGCCTGGTGGAGAAGCACTTCACGCTCGACAAGGAGCTGCCCGGGTGGGATCACGCCATCTCGGCGGACCCGGGCGAGCTGGCGGAGCTCGCGCGGGACCTCGGCTTCGTGCAGCGAGCGCTCGGCGGCAGCGCGCGCCGCGTCAGCGAGGCGGAGTTGGCCAAGCGGCGCAAGTTCCGGCGCCGCGTCGTCCTGCGCCGCGCGGTGAGCGCCGGCACGGTGCTCGCCCTCGAGGACCTGGACTTCAAGCGCCCCGGCACCGGCATCGACCCCGACCAGTACCCCGCCGTCGTCGGCCGCGCCGTGGCGCGCGACCTCCCCGCCGACCACGAGCTCGAGTGGGACGACCTCGCGTGA
- a CDS encoding NeuD/PglB/VioB family sugar acetyltransferase, giving the protein MGAPRPVVLLGAGGHARVVLDALRSTGAREVVAVLDPDASKHGSTLAGVPVVGADDELEAYPALRFDVVVAVVGFGRHVARHALAARLRADGYRLATVVHARATVARGVALGEGVQVLAGAVVNPGAGLMDDVIVNTGAIVEHDCVLERGVHLAPRAVLGGGVTLAAEAQLGLGAVVLPKLHVGAGAIVGAGAVVTSDVPAGAVVVGSPARPIGRPTG; this is encoded by the coding sequence GTGGGAGCTCCGCGGCCCGTCGTGCTGCTGGGCGCGGGCGGCCACGCGCGCGTGGTGCTCGACGCCCTCCGATCCACCGGCGCGCGCGAGGTCGTGGCGGTGCTCGACCCCGACGCGAGCAAGCACGGCTCCACCCTGGCCGGCGTGCCCGTCGTGGGCGCCGACGACGAGCTGGAGGCGTACCCCGCGCTTCGCTTCGACGTCGTCGTGGCCGTGGTCGGCTTCGGACGCCACGTGGCCCGTCACGCGCTCGCCGCGCGCCTCCGGGCGGACGGCTACCGCCTCGCCACCGTCGTGCACGCCCGCGCCACCGTGGCGCGGGGCGTCGCGCTTGGGGAGGGGGTGCAGGTGCTCGCCGGCGCCGTCGTCAACCCCGGCGCCGGCCTCATGGACGACGTCATCGTCAACACGGGCGCCATCGTCGAGCACGACTGCGTCCTCGAGCGTGGCGTTCACCTCGCCCCGCGGGCGGTACTCGGAGGCGGCGTCACCCTCGCCGCGGAGGCGCAACTCGGGCTCGGCGCGGTCGTGCTGCCCAAGTTGCACGTGGGGGCGGGCGCCATCGTGGGCGCCGGCGCCGTCGTGACCTCGGACGTGCCGGCGGGCGCCGTCGTGGTCGGCTCGCCCGCGCGTCCGATCGGTCGCCCGACTGGCTGA
- a CDS encoding Ig-like domain-containing protein, translating into MRKREGTTAWTPSRRRAALPLAAVLASVLLLGACATPGEEPMPSPQLTDGDVVFAAATTQSTEMHELRGSTVSGTIRVSLNPRNYVTSVSFYVDGKGRSALVETDTSAPFDVMLDTTKLADGKHYLVSRATVKSRWRQRSYDLRADFTVANGAPTQPVEPTPPPTEPGEPTPPPTGPGEPTPPPTDPGEPAPPPTPPAPGATDLRGDPNFSRSSLSSEARLWYDRYWAGLKASDQYPNVMQAAASGDLYQIGRYVNVHVTTMLTALRYTNDLALLDEVDRVMQVVRGTLRDTNGDGYLNWRWLHDPNNGSWYGDDWHEMDESIAHGFVAAVAWAYQANRDLRSPGGVDYAERADFWADYLKNDFEAKWRARSRVSASSMEFLNSYLLHTWVQYTRYFWYMGKVTGDSAYTAEAERRSARLKLNLKEVTVDGVRAYVYPWGMVSEGNAYPDLMPIVYGQYVTQAAQDLALDGSANLDLADLTLFANGATRLMMNGVDSYAPTVGGSSAIGGYPVKYSEGPKTGEQWVIYAYSPALVTADASGKIASYAKQLNERWERDQDAPRRVFMSATAFLDAVTRGR; encoded by the coding sequence GTGAGGAAGAGAGAAGGCACCACCGCATGGACCCCGTCGCGCCGGCGGGCCGCACTGCCGCTGGCCGCCGTCCTGGCGTCGGTCCTGCTGCTGGGAGCGTGCGCGACCCCCGGCGAGGAGCCGATGCCGAGTCCCCAGCTGACGGACGGCGACGTCGTCTTCGCGGCGGCCACGACCCAGTCGACCGAGATGCACGAGCTGCGCGGCAGCACCGTCAGCGGCACGATCCGGGTGTCGCTCAACCCCCGCAACTACGTCACCTCCGTCTCGTTCTACGTCGACGGCAAGGGCAGGAGCGCCCTGGTGGAGACCGACACCTCGGCGCCGTTCGACGTGATGCTCGACACCACCAAGCTGGCCGACGGCAAGCACTACCTGGTAAGCCGGGCCACCGTGAAGTCCAGGTGGCGGCAGCGGTCATACGACCTCAGGGCCGACTTCACCGTCGCCAACGGCGCGCCCACCCAGCCGGTGGAGCCGACGCCGCCGCCCACCGAGCCCGGCGAACCCACCCCCCCACCCACGGGCCCGGGCGAACCCACCCCGCCACCCACCGACCCCGGCGAACCCGCCCCGCCACCTACCCCGCCCGCCCCGGGCGCCACCGACCTCCGCGGCGACCCGAACTTCAGCCGCTCGTCGCTGAGTAGCGAGGCGCGGCTCTGGTACGACAGGTACTGGGCCGGGCTGAAGGCCTCCGACCAGTACCCGAACGTCATGCAGGCGGCGGCTTCCGGCGACCTGTACCAGATCGGCCGCTACGTCAACGTCCACGTGACGACCATGCTCACCGCCCTGCGCTACACGAACGACCTGGCCCTGCTCGACGAGGTGGACCGCGTCATGCAGGTGGTCCGCGGCACGCTGCGCGACACCAACGGGGACGGCTACCTCAACTGGCGCTGGCTGCACGACCCCAACAACGGGAGCTGGTACGGCGATGACTGGCACGAGATGGACGAGAGCATCGCCCACGGCTTCGTCGCCGCCGTCGCCTGGGCGTACCAGGCCAACCGCGACCTTAGGAGCCCCGGCGGCGTCGACTACGCCGAACGCGCCGACTTCTGGGCCGACTACCTCAAGAACGACTTCGAGGCGAAGTGGCGCGCCCGGAGCAGGGTGAGCGCCTCGAGCATGGAGTTCCTCAACTCCTACCTCCTCCACACCTGGGTGCAGTACACCCGCTACTTCTGGTACATGGGCAAGGTGACCGGCGACTCCGCCTACACGGCCGAGGCCGAGCGGCGCTCGGCCCGGCTCAAGCTCAACCTGAAGGAGGTCACGGTCGACGGGGTGCGCGCCTACGTGTACCCGTGGGGCATGGTCAGCGAGGGCAACGCCTACCCCGACCTGATGCCCATCGTGTACGGCCAGTACGTCACGCAGGCCGCTCAGGACCTCGCCCTCGACGGCTCCGCGAACCTGGACCTGGCCGACCTCACGCTCTTCGCCAACGGCGCCACCAGGCTGATGATGAACGGCGTCGACAGCTACGCGCCCACCGTCGGCGGGTCCAGCGCCATCGGCGGTTACCCCGTCAAGTACTCCGAAGGACCCAAGACCGGCGAGCAGTGGGTCATCTACGCCTACTCGCCCGCCCTGGTGACGGCCGACGCCAGCGGCAAGATCGCCTCCTACGCCAAGCAGCTCAACGAGCGCTGGGAAAGGGACCAGGACGCTCCCAGACGGGTGTTCATGAGCGCCACGGCGTTCCTAGACGCGGTGACGCGCGGCCGCTGA